In Bacteroides cellulosilyticus, the genomic stretch TCGGTTCTTTCTTCATATCAGGGCAGGGCATCATATTCGGTACGCATTTTCTTGGTGAACTTCTTTAGTACTTCCTCATAAGCATGGTCGATGAGGCTCTTTATCAGTTTATCGTCCGCATCGCCATCAAGGAAGATCTGGTTCCAGTATTTCTTGTTAAAGTGGTAGGCGCCCTCAATAGCTGAGTAATGCTCACGCAATTCTATTGCATACTCCGGATCGCACTTCATACAGATTTTGTTAGAGCCTTCCAAGTCAATCAGTACAAACATCTTATCCATTACTTTCATCACAAGTGAATACTCGTCGAACGGAAGACATTCCGTTACGGCTTTCTTTGCGAGACAGTATTCGCGGGCGGTTTCTATATCCATACTTTCTGTTTTTAATTTCTATTAGTTTGCGGGTGTCCGGTTACGAAATTTGCTTGAATTTCACCAAATCCCATCCGCGGAACACCAGGGCGATTGCGATGATTTCCGTAGTACCTTTCTTTTCCTGTACTTTCGGACAGGCTACATATTGCGCCAACTGCATTCCTGCATCTTCCAGCAACTTCTCCACTTCTGCATCTTTGGCGTCGCGGGGGCAATACTTCACTTCAATGGCATAGCTGTACGGCATATCGGGCAGTTGCGGAAGGTTGGGTATCAGGTAGAAGTCGGAGAAGCCTTTGTTCATTTCGTATTCGGGCATTGTTATGTAGTAACTGTTCATGCCCATATAGCTGAGGAGAAAGCCCTTGACGTGCGCTTCACCTTCCATGAATTCGCGGATGGAACTTTGTTCCTTTAGCCGGGTGGCGATATATTGAAAGTAGCTTTCCCATTCACGGGAATAAGCCATGCCGTACATCAGTTGGTTCAGTTCGTCAACATCCAGGTCCATGTGTCCGGCGGTGCGGTATGCGTCTGCCAGATAGCCGTATAGTTGTTCGCGCACCACTTGGTTGGGGATTGTCAGTTGCAGCATCGGTCCGCGTGTACCCGCTATTGTCAGCATTCCGTAATAGAAGAGCAGACTCTTGAAATTATCCGTTTGCGCTATCTCCACGGCGGGGAAGGACTCTTTTATCCTGCCAACCGTTTCACCCTGTGTGATGATTTCTTGAATGATACTGGCATTTTTGCCGAAGTTTTTGTCTATAAGGATGAGGTGGCGCAGCTTGTTATAGTCAGTGCGGCAGTTAGTGTCGAGCATGTTTTCGGGTGGCAGTTGCGTGCTTAAATAACTGTTCACGAAGTAGAGAACCATATCTGAATTATACATCGGCAGTTCCTTTAGTGAACGACCTGAGAAACAGTAATTATCATACCACGGTTTCATCATGCTGATCAACTCATCAACGGGATGAATGATTTTTCCTTGCTGCCGGTAGTATTCCAGCAATTCCCGTACTTCGGCTTCGGTGAACCCGATCATGTTGTTGAATACCGGGTTGGTGCTTTGATTGCTGGCGATATTGAAGCCACTTATGAGATCGTCCATCGTTACAGGACTGACACCGGTGATGTACATACGTTCCACAACCCTGTCAGTATAGTCTTTGACGGTTTTGAGAAAGTTCCGCAGAAAACCGTCGCCATGGGTGAGGGCGCGATAACGGGTATTACCGTAGTTGGCCAGTACGTTGTTGGCAAAATTGTCGTATTCGTCGAGGATGAGGTACATCTTCAGGCCTTGTCTCCGCAATGACAGGCATATTGCGGTCAGCTTCTCAGAAGCCACTTCCTTTTGTTGTACCATTTCAAGGGTGTCCGGTGGCAGTAAATCT encodes the following:
- a CDS encoding MmcQ/YjbR family DNA-binding protein — its product is MDIETAREYCLAKKAVTECLPFDEYSLVMKVMDKMFVLIDLEGSNKICMKCDPEYAIELREHYSAIEGAYHFNKKYWNQIFLDGDADDKLIKSLIDHAYEEVLKKFTKKMRTEYDALP
- a CDS encoding AAA family ATPase, which gives rise to MNQANSTKLIPYGMTDFPAIIRNNYYYVDKTEYIRQIEQTARFFFFVRPRRFGKSLFLNMLECYYDCKAEKQFDELFGNLYVGKHPTPDRNKYLVLKMSFSSIVSDPEKMEASFNSNCDMIFTDFCLKYADLLPPDTLEMVQQKEVASEKLTAICLSLRRQGLKMYLILDEYDNFANNVLANYGNTRYRALTHGDGFLRNFLKTVKDYTDRVVERMYITGVSPVTMDDLISGFNIASNQSTNPVFNNMIGFTEAEVRELLEYYRQQGKIIHPVDELISMMKPWYDNYCFSGRSLKELPMYNSDMVLYFVNSYLSTQLPPENMLDTNCRTDYNKLRHLILIDKNFGKNASIIQEIITQGETVGRIKESFPAVEIAQTDNFKSLLFYYGMLTIAGTRGPMLQLTIPNQVVREQLYGYLADAYRTAGHMDLDVDELNQLMYGMAYSREWESYFQYIATRLKEQSSIREFMEGEAHVKGFLLSYMGMNSYYITMPEYEMNKGFSDFYLIPNLPQLPDMPYSYAIEVKYCPRDAKDAEVEKLLEDAGMQLAQYVACPKVQEKKGTTEIIAIALVFRGWDLVKFKQIS